In Flavivirga abyssicola, the following are encoded in one genomic region:
- the hutI gene encoding imidazolonepropionase, with protein sequence MTTLFKNIKELIQVRTEPIAFVSGKAMSELPTIKNAFLIVEKGLISDFGSMENCPKTAFSEVIDATGKMILPSWCDSHTHIVYAGNRESEFVDRIKGLSYEDIAANGGGILNSAKKLQETSEEALYDQSKERLEEVIQLGTGAIEIKSGYGLTTEAELKMLRVIKRLKEHYPIEIKATFLGAHAVPAEYKEHKEAYLKLLIEDTLPKIAKEHLAEYIDIFCETGYFSVADTELILEAGKKYGLIPKIHVNQFTAIGGVQAGVHHNALSVDHLEVMRDEDIEALKKTNTMPVSLPSCSYFLSIPYTPARKMIDAGLPLALATDYNPGSTPSGNMNFVVSTACIKMKMTPEEALNAATLNSAYAMGIADKVGSITKGKQANLILTKPINSYGFIPYSFGTNQIEKVYLKGKEISV encoded by the coding sequence ATGACTACCTTATTCAAAAATATAAAAGAACTCATTCAAGTACGAACAGAGCCTATAGCATTTGTTTCTGGAAAAGCAATGAGTGAGTTACCTACCATAAAAAATGCTTTTTTAATTGTAGAGAAAGGATTGATTTCTGATTTCGGCAGTATGGAAAATTGTCCTAAAACAGCATTTTCGGAAGTTATTGATGCCACTGGAAAAATGATCTTACCATCCTGGTGTGATTCCCATACGCACATTGTCTATGCAGGAAATCGCGAAAGTGAATTTGTAGATCGAATAAAAGGATTATCTTATGAAGATATCGCTGCCAATGGTGGTGGGATATTGAATTCAGCTAAGAAATTACAAGAAACATCAGAAGAAGCACTATATGATCAAAGTAAGGAGCGTTTAGAAGAAGTCATTCAATTAGGGACTGGAGCCATTGAAATTAAATCTGGTTATGGCTTAACAACGGAAGCCGAATTAAAAATGTTACGCGTCATTAAACGTTTAAAAGAACATTATCCTATAGAAATAAAAGCCACTTTTTTAGGAGCACATGCTGTGCCAGCTGAATATAAAGAGCATAAAGAGGCCTATTTAAAATTATTAATAGAAGACACGCTTCCCAAAATAGCTAAAGAACATTTAGCAGAATACATCGATATTTTTTGTGAAACCGGTTATTTTTCTGTGGCTGATACAGAATTAATTCTTGAAGCTGGAAAAAAATATGGACTGATACCCAAAATTCATGTTAACCAATTCACGGCAATTGGAGGTGTTCAGGCTGGAGTCCATCATAATGCTTTATCTGTAGATCATTTAGAAGTGATGCGTGATGAAGATATTGAAGCTCTTAAAAAAACGAATACCATGCCTGTGTCCTTACCAAGTTGTTCTTACTTTTTAAGTATCCCATATACACCAGCTCGTAAAATGATTGATGCTGGGTTACCATTGGCATTAGCAACAGATTATAACCCAGGTTCAACACCATCGGGGAATATGAATTTTGTGGTCTCTACAGCTTGTATAAAAATGAAGATGACACCAGAAGAGGCTTTAAATGCAGCTACTTTAAATAGTGCTTATGCTATGGGGATAGCAGATAAAGTAGGTTCTATAACCAAAGGAAAACAGGCTAATTTAATACTTACCAAACCAATCAATTCTTACGGGTTTATACCGTATTCATTTGGTACTAATCAGATTGAAAAAGTCTATTTGAAAGGGAAAGAAATCAGCGTTTAG
- a CDS encoding glutaminyl-peptide cyclotransferase yields the protein MKTFKYLLIIFLGGLIMSCGPNSGKNKSAFSIKTNANKGDISINTALSLSLENKKKHIIDSVFYTLDGMKVGETIQLTNFKLGKQTIEAIVYFNNDEKETVTTTVTILNDAPPKVYSYKIINEYPHDITSYTQGIEFFNDTLYESTGQYKKSKLRKIDYKTGKIIKNIDLADEYFGEGLTILNDKIYQLTWREGTGFVYDVNSFDKISSFKYGNSKEGWGLCNNENTIYKSDGTEKIWSLNSNTLVEESYIQVYTNKGKIVGINEMEWIDGNIYTNRYQKDGVAIINPKNGAVTGVIDFSPLKKLVTQHETLDVLNGIAYNPKNNTIFVTGKHWDKLFEVEVIEK from the coding sequence ATGAAAACATTCAAATATCTATTAATCATATTTTTAGGAGGATTAATTATGTCTTGCGGACCTAATTCTGGTAAAAATAAAAGTGCCTTTTCTATTAAAACGAATGCTAATAAAGGTGATATTTCTATTAATACAGCCTTATCTCTCTCGTTAGAAAACAAAAAAAAGCACATTATAGATTCTGTTTTTTATACTCTGGATGGTATGAAGGTCGGCGAAACTATTCAACTAACCAATTTCAAATTAGGAAAACAAACTATTGAAGCCATTGTATATTTTAATAATGATGAAAAGGAAACAGTTACTACAACCGTTACCATATTAAATGATGCTCCTCCAAAAGTTTACAGTTATAAAATTATTAATGAATATCCGCATGATATCACTTCATATACGCAAGGGATAGAATTTTTTAATGATACGCTTTATGAAAGCACTGGTCAATATAAAAAGTCTAAACTTAGAAAAATTGATTACAAAACGGGGAAAATCATCAAAAACATTGACTTAGCTGATGAATATTTTGGAGAAGGGCTGACGATCTTAAATGATAAAATATATCAATTAACCTGGAGGGAAGGTACTGGTTTTGTTTATGACGTAAATTCATTTGATAAAATAAGTAGCTTCAAGTATGGAAACAGCAAAGAAGGCTGGGGACTATGCAACAATGAAAATACCATTTATAAGAGTGATGGTACCGAAAAAATATGGTCTTTAAACTCAAATACGCTAGTTGAAGAATCATATATTCAAGTGTATACTAATAAAGGAAAAATTGTAGGGATCAATGAAATGGAATGGATTGATGGAAACATCTATACAAACCGTTATCAAAAAGATGGTGTCGCTATTATTAATCCTAAAAATGGTGCTGTTACTGGTGTTATTGATTTTTCTCCTCTTAAAAAATTGGTCACTCAGCATGAAACCTTAGATGTTCTTAATGGTATCGCTTACAACCCAAAAAACAATACTATTTTTGTAACTGGTAAACATTGGGATAAATTATTTGAAGTAGAGGTTATTGAGAAGTAA
- a CDS encoding SDR family oxidoreductase: protein MSKVVLITGGSSGIGKSIGEYLSQKSFIVYGTSRNPDKYKDSKFPILALDVKEHTTILETVHTIIEKEGRLDVVINNAGAGITGPIEEIPEAEIKANFETNFFGPINVIKAVLPQMRKQQSGLIINITSIAGYMGLPYRGIYSASKGALELLTEAFRMELKGFNIKMTNVAPGDFATNIAAGRYHAPLLETSPYLKPYGNALNLMDAHVDSGSDPNLMAEAIYKIINTGNPKVHYKIGVFMQKFSIVLKRILPDTVYEKLLMNHYKL, encoded by the coding sequence ATGTCTAAAGTTGTTTTAATCACTGGTGGTTCTTCAGGAATCGGAAAATCTATTGGAGAATACTTAAGCCAAAAAAGCTTTATAGTTTATGGTACTAGTAGAAACCCTGATAAGTATAAAGATAGTAAGTTTCCTATTTTAGCATTAGATGTTAAAGAGCATACCACCATATTGGAAACGGTTCATACTATTATAGAAAAAGAGGGGAGGTTAGATGTTGTTATAAATAATGCTGGAGCTGGTATAACAGGCCCTATTGAAGAGATACCAGAAGCAGAAATTAAAGCTAATTTTGAGACTAATTTTTTTGGACCTATTAATGTTATAAAAGCAGTGTTGCCACAAATGCGCAAACAGCAATCGGGGTTAATTATTAATATAACATCTATAGCAGGTTATATGGGGCTACCATATCGAGGTATTTATAGTGCGAGTAAAGGGGCTTTAGAACTTTTAACAGAGGCTTTTAGAATGGAACTTAAAGGTTTTAACATAAAAATGACCAATGTTGCTCCAGGTGATTTTGCTACAAACATTGCTGCTGGTCGTTATCATGCCCCGCTTCTAGAAACATCTCCTTATTTAAAGCCATATGGAAATGCGCTAAACTTAATGGATGCACATGTAGATAGTGGAAGTGATCCAAACCTAATGGCAGAGGCTATTTATAAAATTATAAATACAGGCAATCCGAAAGTACATTACAAAATAGGAGTGTTTATGCAGAAATTCTCAATCGTTTTAAAACGAATATTGCCAGATACGGTTTATGAAAAGTTATTAATGAATCATTATAAGCTTTAA
- a CDS encoding TlpA family protein disulfide reductase codes for MEDNYAYIGGEIINPTANYVVLLKSDITIDTIKLDNRNRFLYKVNHLEEGLYSFRHGYEYQMVLLEPKDSVLFRLNTLDFDESLVFTGKGSRKNNYLINEFLENEVEEKYIFKLCQLSPTVYQNRIDSLRNLKVKKFNTFKSKFEPSPLFEKIARANIDYDYYSSKEVYPFVHYGNNKEAVLKSLPEDFYNYRKDINYNNDLSIHYYKYKKFLKYTFSNISLKEHNAHSNGKHFNRYSLCYNLDKLNLIDSLITNTDIKDELLYELVINYISKNKKPENNNVILKSYLSKTKSEKGKKKLTEFTNSLNNLKTGFNIPNIKLVNYDSVEVDISSVINAPTVISFWSHTYHEHFKNSHKEIKKLQMKYPEVVFITINIDDYGLEKPKNSLKNNKFTYKNEYTFKNPKEASRTLAIHPMTKAMIIDQHKKIVNGNANIFSVKFEKELLGLINR; via the coding sequence ATGGAAGATAATTACGCATACATAGGTGGCGAAATTATTAATCCAACCGCTAATTATGTCGTGTTATTAAAGTCCGATATAACTATTGATACTATAAAACTTGACAATAGAAACAGGTTTTTATACAAAGTTAATCATTTAGAAGAAGGACTCTACTCATTTAGACATGGCTATGAATATCAAATGGTGCTATTAGAACCAAAAGACAGTGTTTTGTTTAGATTGAATACTTTAGATTTTGATGAATCACTTGTTTTTACAGGAAAAGGATCTAGAAAAAACAATTATCTTATCAATGAGTTTTTAGAAAACGAAGTTGAAGAAAAATATATTTTTAAGCTTTGTCAATTATCGCCTACAGTCTATCAAAACCGTATAGATTCATTAAGAAACCTAAAAGTTAAAAAATTCAATACTTTTAAAAGCAAATTTGAACCCTCACCTTTATTTGAAAAAATAGCCCGTGCCAATATAGATTATGACTATTATTCTAGTAAAGAAGTATATCCGTTTGTACACTATGGAAATAATAAAGAGGCTGTTTTAAAATCACTTCCAGAAGATTTCTATAACTACAGAAAAGATATTAATTATAATAATGATTTATCCATTCATTACTATAAATACAAAAAATTTTTAAAGTATACTTTTAGCAATATTTCTCTAAAAGAGCATAATGCTCATTCCAATGGCAAACACTTCAACAGGTATTCATTATGTTATAATTTAGATAAGTTAAATCTTATTGATAGCTTAATAACAAATACTGATATTAAAGACGAATTATTATATGAGTTGGTAATAAATTATATATCTAAAAACAAGAAGCCAGAGAATAACAATGTCATTTTGAAATCTTATTTAAGTAAAACTAAAAGCGAAAAAGGCAAAAAGAAATTAACAGAATTCACTAATTCTTTAAATAATTTAAAAACGGGGTTTAACATTCCAAATATTAAACTTGTTAATTATGATAGTGTTGAAGTTGATATTAGTTCAGTTATAAATGCACCTACAGTTATTAGTTTTTGGTCGCATACTTATCATGAACATTTTAAAAACAGTCATAAAGAAATTAAAAAGTTACAAATGAAGTATCCCGAAGTTGTTTTTATTACTATTAATATTGATGATTATGGGCTAGAAAAACCGAAAAACTCATTAAAAAATAACAAGTTTACCTATAAAAATGAGTATACTTTTAAAAATCCAAAAGAAGCCTCTAGAACTTTAGCCATTCATCCAATGACAAAAGCTATGATAATTGATCAACACAAAAAAATAGTGAATGGTAATGCGAATATTTTTTCTGTAAAATTCGAAAAAGAGCTTTTAGGTTTAATAAATCGATAG
- a CDS encoding ABC-F family ATP-binding cassette domain-containing protein, with product MLSVSNLSVQFGKRILFDEVNTTFNNGNCYGIIGANGSGKSTFLKILSGKQEATSGHVSLESGKRMSVLEQNHNLYDEHTVLETVLMGNKPLFKIKSEMDALYADYSDENAEKIGELQVQFEEMNGWNADSDAAAMLSNLGIKEEFHYTLMSDLDGKQKVRVLLAQALFGNPDVLIMDEPTNDLDYETISWLENFLANYDNCVIVVSHDRHFLDAVCTHISDIDFGKINHFSGNYTFWYESSQLAARQRAQQNKKAEEKKKELEEFIRRFSANVAKSKQATSRKKMIDKLNINDIKPTSRRYPAIIFERDREAGDQILNVECLAASADGEILFKDIDLNLAKGDKVVVFSRDSRATTAFYQILNNKEKADAGKFAWGITTTQSYLPLDNSEFFNNDLSLIDWLRQWAQTEEEREEVNIRGFLGKMIFSGEEAFKKSSVLSGGEKVRCMLSRMMMTRANVLQLDEPTNHLDLESITAFNNSLKNFKGTILFTTHDHEFAQTVANRVIELTPNGVIDRYTTFDEYMQDAKIKELRNKMYAVTA from the coding sequence ATGCTATCAGTATCAAATCTTTCAGTTCAATTTGGAAAACGTATTCTTTTTGATGAAGTAAATACAACCTTTAATAATGGTAATTGTTACGGAATTATTGGTGCCAATGGTTCAGGAAAATCAACATTTTTAAAAATCCTTTCCGGGAAACAAGAAGCAACATCTGGTCATGTTTCTTTAGAATCTGGAAAACGTATGTCTGTCTTAGAGCAGAATCATAACCTATATGATGAACATACTGTTTTAGAAACTGTTTTAATGGGAAATAAACCATTATTCAAGATTAAATCTGAAATGGATGCGCTTTATGCTGATTATTCTGATGAAAATGCTGAAAAAATAGGGGAACTTCAAGTACAGTTTGAAGAAATGAACGGTTGGAATGCCGATAGTGATGCGGCTGCCATGTTATCTAACTTGGGTATTAAGGAAGAATTTCATTATACTTTAATGAGTGATTTGGATGGTAAACAAAAAGTACGTGTCTTATTAGCACAGGCGTTATTTGGTAATCCAGATGTCTTGATTATGGATGAGCCAACAAATGATTTAGATTATGAAACTATTTCGTGGCTTGAAAACTTCTTAGCTAATTATGATAATTGTGTTATAGTCGTCTCTCACGACCGTCACTTTTTAGATGCAGTATGTACCCATATTTCTGATATTGATTTTGGAAAAATAAATCACTTTTCTGGAAACTATACGTTTTGGTATGAATCATCTCAATTAGCTGCTCGTCAGCGTGCACAGCAAAATAAAAAGGCAGAGGAAAAGAAGAAAGAATTAGAAGAGTTTATTAGACGATTTTCCGCTAACGTAGCTAAAAGTAAACAAGCAACGAGTAGAAAGAAGATGATTGATAAATTAAATATTAACGATATAAAACCAACATCGCGTAGATATCCAGCTATTATTTTTGAACGCGATAGAGAAGCTGGAGATCAGATTTTGAATGTTGAATGTTTAGCCGCTTCTGCAGATGGAGAGATCTTATTTAAAGATATAGATTTAAACCTTGCTAAAGGTGATAAGGTTGTTGTGTTCTCAAGAGATTCTAGAGCTACTACAGCATTTTATCAAATATTAAACAATAAAGAAAAGGCAGATGCTGGTAAATTTGCCTGGGGTATTACAACCACACAATCATATTTACCACTAGATAACAGCGAGTTTTTCAATAATGATTTAAGTTTAATTGATTGGCTACGTCAATGGGCTCAAACTGAAGAGGAAAGGGAAGAAGTTAATATTCGCGGTTTCTTAGGAAAAATGATTTTTAGTGGAGAAGAAGCATTTAAAAAATCGTCTGTATTATCTGGGGGAGAGAAAGTACGTTGTATGTTATCCAGAATGATGATGACAAGAGCTAACGTACTACAGTTAGACGAGCCTACAAACCATTTAGATTTAGAGAGTATAACGGCTTTTAATAATTCACTTAAAAACTTTAAGGGCACTATTTTATTCACGACGCATGATCATGAATTTGCACAAACTGTAGCTAACAGAGTTATAGAATTAACACCAAATGGGGTTATTGATAGATATACAACGTTTGATGAATACATGCAAGATGCTAAAATTAAAGAATTGCGTAATAAAATGTATGCGGTTACCGCTTAA
- a CDS encoding DUF3995 domain-containing protein, with amino-acid sequence MGFVFFTLALIHLNWVMGGTFGFAESLPTKETGERVLNPKKFDSAVVGVGLMSFSFFYLIKAGCINLNLPDWLLDYGSWIIPAIFFLRSIGEFKYVGFFKKVKTTTFGKLDTKFYSPLCLFLGMVGVILQLIR; translated from the coding sequence TTGGGTTTTGTATTCTTTACATTAGCACTTATCCATTTAAATTGGGTTATGGGAGGTACGTTTGGATTTGCTGAATCATTGCCTACAAAAGAAACAGGAGAGCGTGTTTTAAACCCTAAAAAATTTGATAGTGCTGTTGTAGGGGTTGGGCTTATGTCTTTTTCCTTTTTCTATTTAATAAAAGCGGGTTGTATAAATTTGAATTTACCAGATTGGTTATTGGACTATGGTAGCTGGATTATACCTGCCATATTCTTTTTAAGATCCATTGGAGAATTTAAGTATGTTGGCTTTTTTAAAAAAGTTAAGACGACAACTTTTGGGAAATTAGACACAAAATTTTACTCGCCCTTATGCCTTTTCTTAGGTATGGTTGGTGTGATATTGCAACTAATAAGATAG
- a CDS encoding putative signal transducing protein, with translation MMDSNYIKIFTGDFIIVQRIISELKAIDINAVVKDSTESARLAGFGGGIIPGFQEIFVNKDELDKAIRIVENISSELKS, from the coding sequence ATGATGGATTCAAATTATATAAAAATATTTACAGGAGATTTTATAATTGTTCAACGAATTATTAGTGAATTAAAAGCAATTGATATTAATGCGGTTGTTAAAGACTCAACAGAATCTGCTCGTTTAGCAGGTTTTGGAGGAGGTATAATTCCAGGGTTTCAAGAAATTTTTGTAAATAAGGATGAGCTTGATAAAGCGATACGGATCGTTGAAAACATCTCTTCTGAGCTAAAATCATAA
- a CDS encoding phosphatase PAP2 family protein, with translation MALEKTKDSSSIGQLAVYDAKQAFLGVKHAFTRPFHWKKKDFATLGTIALGSLALSTIDDEGSAFFIRQEPDVPNVFMEAGTRFGSPQVYFIANAGLYGFGLLTKNEKLRKTSVLIISSSFTTGVIQSLSKTAFGRARPGNGYKSTEFRFWSNEPGFHSFPSGHTILSMTMAHAIAKQFDNIWSKVTVYTLGSVAPISRLFAGAHWLTDIALGAVISVAVVDSVDKFLFKTKAYNYPVKEKNRISWKLQFTGNKIGVIGMF, from the coding sequence ATGGCATTAGAAAAAACCAAAGACAGCTCATCCATAGGTCAATTAGCTGTCTATGATGCTAAACAAGCTTTTTTAGGAGTTAAACATGCCTTTACAAGACCTTTTCATTGGAAAAAGAAAGATTTTGCAACTTTAGGGACTATAGCACTCGGATCTCTTGCGCTTTCTACTATAGATGATGAAGGCAGCGCTTTCTTTATTCGCCAAGAGCCCGATGTACCAAATGTTTTTATGGAAGCTGGTACCAGGTTTGGAAGCCCACAAGTTTATTTTATTGCTAATGCTGGATTATATGGTTTTGGTTTGCTGACTAAAAATGAAAAGCTTAGAAAAACCAGTGTATTAATTATTTCCTCCTCATTTACTACAGGAGTAATACAAAGTTTGAGTAAAACTGCTTTTGGTAGGGCTCGACCAGGAAACGGTTATAAAAGTACAGAATTTAGATTTTGGTCAAATGAACCTGGGTTTCATTCATTTCCATCTGGACATACTATTTTATCTATGACAATGGCTCATGCTATAGCTAAACAGTTTGACAATATATGGTCTAAAGTAACTGTCTATACCCTAGGCTCGGTAGCTCCAATTTCAAGATTATTTGCTGGAGCCCATTGGCTTACAGATATTGCATTAGGAGCTGTAATTAGTGTTGCTGTTGTTGATTCTGTAGATAAATTTCTATTCAAAACAAAAGCTTATAATTATCCTGTAAAAGAAAAGAATCGTATTTCTTGGAAACTTCAGTTTACAGGAAATAAAATTGGTGTTATAGGAATGTTTTAA
- the pheT gene encoding phenylalanine--tRNA ligase subunit beta, with translation MKISYNWLKQFLKTEWTPEQTSELLTDLGLEVEGVETYQSVKGGLEGVVVGEVLTCVKHPNADKLKITTVNIGEDTPLQIVCGAPNVAAGQKVPVATIGTTLYTNEDEAWTIKKGKIRGEASHGMICAEDELGLGKSHDGIMVLDDATKVGTPAAGIFDIENDQVFEIGLTPNRADAMSHLGVARDLKAGLVQKDINLELITPSASAFRIDNRTLKIDIDVKNKDLAPRYCGVTISGLKVKESPEWLQHRLKAIGLSPINNIVDATNYVLHELGQPLHAFDAVKISGNKVEVKTLKKGTKFITLDGVERELHEDDLMICDAEKPMCIAGVFGGINSGVTEATTSIFLESAYFNPVSIRKSAKRHGLNTDASFRFERGIDPNITEYALKRAALLIQEIAGGEITSDLVDVYPKKIKDFEVRLSFENAKKLIGEDIPKEIIKRILASLDIKVNNVTEAGLGLTVPAYRNDVQREADIIEEILRVYGYNNIKTTKKLNASISGISKFEDYKIQNIIGDQLVSQGFYEILSNSLTTPSYTTLSEQLKDEHNITILNALSNDLSVLRQSLLFSGLEAISFNINRKRADLKFFEYGKTYHGFGDKREEFKHLSLFVTGNQTSESWHSTSKKGDFFLIKGYIIAVLQRLGISRFNETPIKNDLFSEGIEFSQGKTKLVDFGLIKKPILKHFDISQDVLFANFNWDAILNLVKHNTIKFKAIPKYPEVRRDFALLLDDQVTFESIYKIAKQSEKQLLKNVNLFDVYQGKNLPKGKKSYAVSFTLQDENKTLTDKQIDKIMNKLQANFEKQLGAELR, from the coding sequence ATGAAAATTTCTTACAATTGGTTAAAACAGTTTTTAAAAACTGAGTGGACACCAGAACAAACTAGTGAATTACTTACAGATTTAGGACTTGAAGTTGAAGGAGTAGAAACCTATCAATCTGTTAAAGGTGGCCTGGAAGGTGTTGTTGTTGGTGAAGTATTAACCTGTGTTAAACATCCTAATGCTGATAAACTAAAAATTACCACTGTAAATATAGGAGAAGATACCCCTTTACAAATAGTTTGTGGTGCGCCTAATGTAGCTGCTGGACAAAAAGTACCAGTCGCTACTATTGGAACAACTTTATACACTAACGAAGATGAAGCTTGGACTATAAAAAAAGGCAAAATCCGTGGAGAAGCAAGTCATGGTATGATTTGCGCTGAGGATGAATTAGGTTTAGGAAAATCTCATGATGGTATCATGGTTTTAGATGATGCCACTAAAGTTGGAACACCAGCCGCTGGTATTTTTGATATTGAAAACGATCAGGTATTCGAAATTGGGCTGACTCCAAATAGAGCTGATGCCATGAGTCATTTAGGCGTTGCCCGTGATTTAAAAGCTGGTTTAGTTCAAAAAGATATTAATTTGGAGCTTATTACACCATCAGCAAGTGCATTTCGCATAGATAATCGCACGCTCAAAATTGATATTGATGTAAAAAATAAAGATTTAGCACCTCGTTATTGTGGCGTTACCATATCTGGATTGAAAGTTAAGGAATCCCCAGAATGGTTACAGCACCGATTAAAAGCTATTGGCCTAAGCCCTATAAATAATATTGTTGACGCTACTAATTATGTACTGCATGAATTAGGGCAACCTTTGCATGCCTTTGATGCTGTGAAAATTTCAGGGAATAAGGTTGAAGTAAAAACGTTAAAGAAAGGCACCAAGTTTATAACTTTAGATGGTGTAGAACGTGAATTACATGAAGATGATTTAATGATTTGCGATGCCGAAAAACCAATGTGTATCGCTGGTGTTTTTGGAGGCATCAATTCTGGTGTGACCGAAGCCACAACAAGTATTTTTCTAGAAAGCGCCTATTTTAATCCAGTTAGTATTCGTAAATCTGCGAAAAGACATGGCTTAAATACAGATGCTTCTTTTAGATTTGAACGTGGTATCGATCCTAATATTACAGAATACGCATTAAAGCGTGCTGCGCTATTGATTCAAGAGATAGCTGGTGGAGAAATTACCAGTGATTTGGTTGATGTGTATCCGAAAAAAATTAAAGATTTTGAGGTTAGATTAAGTTTTGAAAATGCAAAAAAACTAATTGGAGAAGACATCCCGAAAGAAATCATCAAGCGTATTTTAGCATCATTAGACATAAAAGTAAATAATGTCACCGAAGCTGGTTTGGGTTTAACGGTTCCTGCATATAGAAATGATGTGCAACGAGAAGCCGATATCATTGAAGAAATACTACGTGTTTATGGGTACAATAATATAAAAACGACTAAAAAGTTAAATGCTTCTATTTCTGGCATATCAAAATTTGAAGATTATAAAATACAAAATATTATAGGAGATCAATTAGTATCGCAAGGTTTCTATGAAATCCTTTCTAATTCATTAACAACTCCAAGTTATACGACTTTAAGCGAACAATTAAAAGACGAGCACAATATTACGATACTAAACGCCTTAAGTAATGATTTATCTGTTTTAAGACAATCTTTATTATTTTCTGGATTAGAAGCCATATCGTTCAATATTAATAGAAAACGTGCCGATTTAAAATTCTTTGAATATGGTAAAACATATCATGGTTTTGGAGATAAAAGAGAGGAATTTAAACATTTATCACTTTTTGTAACTGGAAATCAAACATCAGAAAGCTGGCATAGTACAAGCAAAAAAGGTGATTTCTTTTTAATTAAAGGCTATATTATTGCTGTATTACAACGTTTAGGTATTTCAAGATTTAATGAAACCCCAATTAAAAATGATTTGTTTAGTGAAGGTATAGAATTTAGTCAAGGAAAAACTAAACTCGTTGACTTCGGTTTAATTAAAAAACCAATATTAAAACACTTTGATATTTCTCAAGACGTATTATTTGCCAATTTTAATTGGGATGCTATTTTAAATTTAGTAAAGCATAACACGATTAAATTTAAGGCTATTCCTAAATACCCTGAAGTACGACGCGATTTTGCTTTATTATTAGATGATCAAGTTACTTTTGAATCTATTTATAAAATTGCAAAACAAAGTGAGAAACAATTATTGAAAAATGTCAATCTATTTGATGTTTATCAAGGTAAAAACTTACCAAAAGGTAAAAAGAGCTATGCTGTTAGTTTTACGTTACAAGATGAAAATAAAACCCTTACAGATAAACAAATAGATAAAATAATGAATAAGTTACAAGCTAATTTTGAAAAACAGCTTGGTGCAGAACTTAGATAA